The following is a genomic window from Candidatus Eremiobacteraceae bacterium.
GCTCGTCCTGATCGAGCGTGGAGATCGACGGAATGAGCGGTGCGCGGTGCCGCGACGTCGATTCGTTCATAGCTCGCTCCGCGCCGCAGCGCCGCTACAGGCTCACCGTGACCTTGACGTGGACCGTCTGGCCATTCTCGTCCGTGACATTGATCGTGCACGCCCCAACCGCCAGCGCGGATACCGAAAAGGCGTTGGTTGTGTTCTGAACCGGGGTCACCGTGGCAATGGTCACGTCACTGCTTTGCGCGGTGAAGAACGTGCTGCCGGATTCACTCGCGGTGATCGTCTGCGTCTGGGTCGGCCCGGTGGTCTGCATCGTCAAACTGGAGGGAGTCATGATCAACTGAGGTGTGGGTGTCGGTTTTGGGATGCCGACAAGGCCGGCCAGCGCTCCAGCGCTGCAGCCCGAGGCCAGCATCGACGCCGCCAAGAGCGAGAGAAACGCGATCTTCATATGTCAACCTTTCTGCGGGTAAGTCCCCGTCTACAACTATCCTAGCGTCCACGACGTCACGGTTCTATCCGGGAAACCACGCAACGCCATCATCCGTGAAGCGTCCGCGCGACAGCGAATCAATTACAGACAGGCCGCGGGTCGCCAATGCGGAAGCCAAGACGTCCGGGAACCGGTTTCGGAGTCTTGCGATGATCTCGTCGCCAATCACGTGTCGCCGGTTCGTTGGCCGGCACGAACAGCTCGAGTTGCTTAAAGTCCAATGGCGTGCAAGCCGCGCCGGGCGCGGCTCGACCGTGCTCGTAGCCGGCGATGCCGGCCTCGGAAAATCAAGGCTGGTCAGAGAGTTCTGCGGATCCATCGTCGCAGACCGCAGCCTTATCGCATTCGGCGAGTGTCTTGAATATGCGCGCGGTCCGTTCGCGCCGTTCGTCGACGCTTTGCGCACGCTCACAGCGTCACAACCAGAAGCGCTGCGCGATTCGTTGGCGGTGCGGCGGATTCTCGCGCCGCTTTTCCCCGAATTTGTCACGCCGGACGCGCCGCCGCTCGAGGTGAACAGGCGCCAGCAATTCGACGCATACGTCGAAGCGCTGCAGCGGCTGCTCGGGCCGGCGGGCGCCGTCATCGTCATTGAAGATATACACTGGGCGGACGAAGGGACGCTTGGTCTGATTCAACACCTCGTCGGCGCCGCACCCGAGTTGCCGCTGCTCCTGATCGTCACCCATCGCTCCGACGAGTTGAACAGAAATCATCGACTCGTTCCCGTGATCGCGAAGATCGCCCGGAAGCCGGCAGTTTTTCAAACGCGGATAGAACGGCTCGACGACGAGGAGATGGACGAGTGGCTCGGCGAGATAGCAAAGGACCATCCGCGTTTGTCGCGCGACGCCCTGCAACGGGCGCGGCAACTCGCCGAAGGCAATCCGCTCTTCGCCGAGGAGTTGATTACGCACGCCGTCGGCGGCGCTGCAGCCGAGTTGCCCCTCACCTTGCGCGAAGCGGTGTTGGAGCGCTTGAGGCCGCTGCCAAGAGATGCCCGGCTCGTGCTTGTCGTCGCGGCGGTGGTCGGTGAGCGCTTCGAGCCGGAAATCGTCGCCGAAGCATCGCGCCGCCCGGTGGACGATATTCTCGAGGTCTTGCGGCGTGCCCGCGACTTAGGTCTCGTCGTTCAAGACGCCGGCAACGATCGGCTTCGGTTCAAGCACGCGCTGATGCGCGAGATATTCTACCGCGAATTGCTCGCACCGGAAGCAAGGACACTGCATGCGCGCATCGCCAAGGCGCTGGAGCGCCGGCCAGATGCCGCAAGCCGTCCGGTCGAGCTCGCGCATCACTTTTGGGAAGCGCGCGACCAAGCCGGCGCGGCCCGCTACAGCGAGGCCGCCGGCGACGCCGCGCAGCGCGCCGGCGCTTACGAGGACGGAGCGGGATTCTACGAACGAGCACTCGAGTTCGAGCACGGGGCGAGCGCCGATCAAGCCCGCTTGTACGAAAAGCTTGGCGCTTCGCTCGATAACTCAGGCCTCGCCGAACGCGCCGCGCGCGCATTCGACCAAGCCATCGCGCATTACCGCGCGGTTGGGATGACGGAAAAAGTCGCCGTGACGCTCAACGGTCTCGGACGCCAGCAGGCGATGCTCGGCGATCTGGATGCCGCGACGGCGACCAGCGAATCCGCACTTGAGATGCTCCGCGACCTACCGGAAAGTCCGGCGCGTGTCCGCATCCTCTACGGCTTTGGACTTACGTGCGGGCTTCGCGAAGAGTGGCCGCGGGCGATAGGCTACCTTGACGAAGCGTTGGTCTTAGTCGACGCTGCCGAACCACGACTACGCGCCAGTCTGCTCGCGCAACGCGGCATCGGCCTCGCGTTGACGGGCAATCTCGTACTCGCCCAAGAGGCCGCCATGACCGCGCTTGCTGCGGCGTACGAAACCGGCGAAGATTCTGCGATCGTCAACGCATTGCTCTGCTCGGGGATCATCAACGATGAAGCGGGCAACCTGCCGAAGGCCATCGAGATGTACGACCGCACGGCGGCACGTGCGGCCGAATCGCTGCTGTCCGTGCAAGGAGCGATCGCCTTCATCAATCTCGGATTCGCGTTGTTCCTCGTGGGTGACTTGACGAGGGCGGCGCAAGCTGTATCGAAAGCGCACGCTGCAAGCCGGCGGCTCGAACTGCCGATCATCCGTCTTTTGACCGAGCATCTGAACATTCTCCTGGCTCTGCGCAGCGGCGAGTCCGTGCTGGCCGACTACGCCGCCGACGAGGGCGCCGTCGAAACCGCCATGCAGATAGGACAGCCGTATTCGATCGCGTCCGGCGGCGTGTTCGCGGACTACTTCGGCCGCTTGGGTAGGTCTGACGAGGCGCGCGCCGTTTTTTCGCGCGCTCTCGACACGCTTCGCGCGCCCACGCGTGCGATCTATCTCTTGGTGTATGCGGCGCAATTCGCATCGGCCGTGGATATTGAACGTCTACGCGTTGCGGTCGCGCCGTGGGCCGCGGCACAGATCACTTCGCGCGGGCGGGCTTACTTAGCGTATCTCGACGCCAATCGTGCCGAGCGCGACGGCGACCGCGGCGCGGCGATGCGGCATGCGCTCGAGGCGTCCAGATTATTCGCCGAGATCGAACACCCGTATCCGCAAGCGCTGGCCCTCGAACTCGCCGGCGAATTGCCCGCTGCGCTTGAGATCTACCGCCGGATCGGCGCGTCGCGCGATGCGCGCCGGCTCGATACGGTGCTGGCGCCGAAGGGTCGGCGCGACCGGCGCGCCTCCGGATTGAGCGAGCGGGAACGAGAAGTCGCGCGTCTTGTGGCGCAAGGCAAATCCAATAAGGTTATCGCGGCCGCGCTTTCGATCAGCGGACGCACGGTGGAGAATCACATCACATCGGCGTTGAAGAAACTCGGCGCGTCATCGCGCACGGAGCTTGCGGCGCGCCTCACGCGTGATCACGAATCCAATAGCCGCTAGTTGCCTTCTGGTGCTGCGGGTCGAAATTTGGATCGTCCGCAAAGCACGTCGGACAGACCGCACGCACGCTCTTGAGCACGGTGTAGTCGTACAGGGGAAGACCAGGTGCCGATATGGTCATGGCGCCGCCTTTCGCACGGCCGGGTTCACGATGCGCCGGCCCGTCCCTCCGGCATGACATCGCCCCGAGCCGTTGAACTCTACGCCGAACGCATGCATCCAAACACGCGGCCGGCCCGTAGGAGAGAGTATGGAACACGCAACATTTGGCGCCGGATGCTTTTGGGGTGTTGAATCCGCGTTTCGCGAGATTCCCGGTGTCACCGACGTGGCTGTCGGCTTCATGGGCGGGCGCACCGTCAACCCCACCTATCGCGAGGTGTGTGAGGGCAACACGAGCCACGCGGAAGTCGCGCAAGTCACCTTCGACCCGGCCAAAGTCTCGTACTCGAAACTGCTCGACGCGTTTTGGCAAATGCACGACCCCACGACGTTGAACCGTCAGGGACCTGACGTGGGCTCGCAATACCGCTCGGTGATCTTCACCCACTCGCCCGAACAAGCGGCGCAGGCCACGGCGTCACGCGATGCGCTTGCCGCCGCAGGCAGGGCGGGCCGCAAGATCGTGACGCAAATAGTGCCTGCAACAGAATTCTATCGCGCCGAAGAATATCACCAGCGCTACTTCGAGAAGCAGGGCGTAGGAGCGAGTTGTCACCGGCCCGCATGACCGATTTGTTCTGTGGGGCCGATGTTAATCATCGGCCCCACAGAAGCCCGTGGGCGAGCGATGCTTGCCCTCGTACGGATGCCCTCCTAAAGGTTAGCCGTCGAAGACCGGACCGCTGCGCATAAGCGCGACGAAATCTTCGCTGCGCATGGGTCTGCCATAGTGATAACCCTGCGCGCCCTGACAGCCGCGCGATTTTAGATAAGCGGCCTGCTCGGCCGACTCGACGCCCTCGGCGACGACCTTGACTTCCAGACCGTGGCCCATCGCGATGATCGCATCGACGATGGCGGCATTCACGCGATTCGTGCAGCAATCCATCACGAACGTGCGGTCGATCTTCAACGTGTCGATTGGGAAACGGTGGAGATACGCAAGCGAAGAATAGCCGATCCCGAAATCGTCGACCGAGATCTGCACGCCGAACGACTTGAGTTTCTGCAGCAGCTCGGTCGTCGCGTCTCCGGTCCGCATGGCTACGGTCTCGGTGAGCTCGAGTTCAACATTTCGCGGATCTACGTTCGCTGCGCAGAGCACGGCCGCGATATCATCGACGATGCGCGGCCGCAACTCGCCGCCGGAAACGTTGACGCTCACGCGGAGATGCGGGAATCCGGCTGCGTGCCACGAGTCCAACGCCTCGCACGCGTTGCGTAAAACCCACGTGCCGATGGGCACGATCAGACCAGTCCGTTCCGCGACCGGGATGAAGACGTTCGGCATGACCAGGCCGCGCGCGGGATGATGCCATCGGACGAGGGCTTCCGCACCGTACACGCGCCCGGTCGTGAAGTCGATCTGTGGCTGAAAGTAGAGCTCCAGTTCGTCGCGGGCCACGGCGAGGCGCAGTCCAGTCTCAAGATACAACTGCTCGATCGCTTCGGTCGTCGAGACCGCCCGCCGCACGAAAAATGCATGACAATCGCGGCCTTGCTTCTTCGCCGTATCGCGCGCGCGCGACGCGGCCGTCAACAAGGCCTCGCCCGTTCCGTCGCCAGGACAGAGCGCGACGCCGACGCTCGCGGTCGCGACGAACGTCGATTGTTCGAACGCGAACGGTTCTGCAAACGACAGCACGATTCGCTTGGCCAGAATCGCGGCCGCGTCGCGATCCGCGACCGTCGCAACCACGACGAACTCGTCGCCGCCCAAACGAGTGACGATCTGCGCTTCGGGCGCCGCTAACGTCAACCGTGTGGCCGTCTCGGATAAAACCCGGTCGCCCGCGCGGATGCCGAATCCTTCATTGATGCTGCGCAGACCATCGATGTCGGCGATCATCACTGCGACGAGTGACGGCGTACCCGCGACCGCTTCGCACGCTCGGTTCAAGCGCTCCACGATGTCCGCCGACTCCCCGTCTGCAGTGGCCGGCGCCGATCGCACCGCTTCGGTCACGTTCTGCGCGATCGATCCGACGCCCACTATCTTGCCCGCATAGTCGATGAGCGGAGTGTGATGCCATTCACACACGATGGCGCGGCCGTCGCGGGTCCGATGGCGCTCGGTTATCTTCATCGAGCTCTTGCGAGCCATCACCGCATTACGAAGTTGCGAAGACGATGTGCCGCCGCCGCCCGCCAAAAGGCTATCGTAGGCGTCGGGATGCGTCATCTCGTCAGCGTCGTAACCGAAGAGCGTTCGCGCGGCGACGTTCCACGACACGGCGCGAAACTCCAAATCCCATTCGACGACGGCAAGCGGAGTCGCATGCATATGGAATACGGCTCGCTCTTCGGGCGTCACACCTGCGTGGACCCGCGCTAAGCGCCGCCGGCGTTCCATGCTATAATGAACCGCGATGCCCACGGGCGGAACGCCGGTGGTGGTTCGAAGCCGGCTTTATTGGGCACAACCAGGCTGTTGCGGAACGACGCTGCATAACGGATGGGTGACCGATCCGCTGTGCGTGTTCGGCTGCGGAGCCATCGAGTTTGCGTTACTGCATCCTGCGAGCAAAATGGCGGCACCGGCTAGGGCGGCTAACGTGAACGAGCGGAGCTTTAACATCGTCTGCAGTACCTCAAGGTGAATGGTTCGAGTCCCGATATGCGGGTTCTCCATCAATCTTAAGGCAAAATCGAATGGGACTCCCTAGGGTAATCCCTAGTCGTAAGCAGAGTGCCGCATCGGGCGGGCGTATCACGCCGCCGATGATCGGGCGTGCCGACATTTTGTGGGCGCTGTCACAACGGCGCCCGCCGGCTGCAATTCTCCTCGGCGAGCCAGGCATCGGCAAATCCCGCTTGCTGACGGAAACGCGCCGGCTGGACCATCGCGGCAACACGATCAACGTCGGATGTCACCCGGGCGCAGCGTTATTGCCGATGGACCCGATGCTCGCGCTGGTCCGTGCGTTGCATCGCAGCGGTCGGATTTCGAAGACCGTATGTGACAGCGCCCTCGGTTCGGCCGAGCGCGACCGTTTGTGGTTCGTGCGCGACGCGATCGAAGCTGGTATCGGGGGCCAAGACCTCACCTTTCAAATCGACGACTTGCATTTCGCCGATACGGCGAGCATCGATGCGCTGCGCTATTGCATAGACCGGCTGCAAGATCTGCCGGCCACTTGGCACTTGGCATCGCGTGCGGGCGGCGGCAACATAGAGCGGTTTGCCTCCGACCTCGAACGTCTCGGCCTCGCGACCGTGATACCGGTCGAACCGCTGACGCCGGACGAGATGCGCGAGCTTGCCGCGACGCTTGCCCCATCGCCGCTCGCCGAGGCCGATCTGGGGCGCCTCGTCGATCGCACCGGCGGGAATCCGCTCTACGCCGAACTGCTTCTTTCGGACGGCGACATCGCCGGACGCGAGATCCCGCGCAACCTGCGCACCGAATTGCGCGAGCGGCTCGGCGGTTTGGACGGCCCGGAGAAGATCCTCGCAGGCTGGCTTGCGGTGCATCGCGGTGCGCTGCCGCAAGGTGCGCTCGCTGCGCTCTCGCGACTTTCCCCCGGCCAAGTGCTCGCTGCGCTTTCGTCGCTGACCGACTGCGGCATCATCCTGCGTTCGGCCGAAGGCTATTCGTTTCGGCATGAACTGGTCCGAGATGCTTGTTACGAAATACTCGACGAGTCCGTGCGCGCCGGCTATCATCAGACGTTGGCGGAGCGCAGCGACGACGGATGGCAGAAGGCCGGCCACTTCGACGGCGCCGGCCGGTATAACGAGGCCGCCCTCCTCCTCAACAGGCTCGGTTGGGACCGCTTCGACTCTCACGGTCCGAGCGAAGCGCTCGCCGCGTTCGAGCGCGCGCTCGAACGGCTCGACTCGGACTCCGACGACGCGTGGGAATCGCGCGCGGGTATCGCCGCGGCGCACGCCGCCCACGGTCGAACCGACGAAGCGATTCGTCGCATGCGGGCGTTCGAAGCGCGATCGCAACTCTTGCCGGCCGCGCTGAGGGTTCGCGCGCGTGTGGCGTTTGCCGAGGCGGCGTGGGATCACGTGCAGGACCCGAAGATCGCATTGCCGCCGCTTGAAGCAGCGATGTCCGAGGCCGCGGCAGCCGCGCCGCATCTCTTACCGCGCGTTCTGTATCTCGTCGGTGCCGTGTACGAGCGGCGCGGTGATCTCGAAAAGGCACGCGAGACGCTGGAGCGCGGCCTATCGTGCTGCGACGAACGCACGCACATGCGCGAGGCGATCCGGCTCCGCTCGTGGCTGGCGGTCGTCGTCGGCCGGCTGGGGAACGCGCGCGAGGGGATCGAGATCGCGACGCTTGCTGCGGATCAAGCGGCGATGTATGGCTTGGGCAACGAATATGCGCAGGTCTGCGCGAAGTTGTGTTATCTGTGCGATATGCTCGACGACTCCGCCGGCTACGAACATTGGTGCCGGCGCGGCATCGCCGTAGCAGGCCCGAAGTCGCGGCGCATCGAGACCTTGCTCATGGTCAATCTTGCGTGCGCATGCATAGACCAAGGCCGGCTCACTGAAGGTCTCGGCCTCTGCGTGGCCGCGGTGAAATCGGTCGAACGCGGCAACTCGACCCTGCTTTGTCAAGCGAGGTGCGCGGAAGCCATCACGTACGCCATGCTCGGCGATGCCGCGAGCGCGGAGCACGCCATAGGCGAAGCAGCGGCGCTGGACGTCAACGCGAGTTGGCGCCGGGCGGTTCGTTATACCGAGGGATTTGTGGCGGAGTTCGCCGGCGACTACGCCGTCTCGCTCGAGCGCTACGAAGACGCCGTCGCTGGGTTCGACTCAAACGTCGGACAGGGCGAAGTATACGAATTGCGCGCACTCGCGGGGATCGCACGCACGGCCTCGCTGCTGAATCAGCGCGAGAAGGCCGCCAAGGCATTGGCACGTCTGCGCGATAGCAATCGTCATGGATGGCAAGTCGCACGCGTTCTCCTTGCGGAGGCCGAGGGTTTCTACAAACTACTCGACGGCGACGTCGCGTCGGGCTTGGAAGAATTGCGCGCTGCCATCGACAACGCCGGCACCAATGTGGTGTGGCAGACGTACCTGCGTCTGATCGTGGCCGAGCATTCCCCGCGGCAAGCGCGCGAGCAACTCCTTGAGATCATCGATGCGTTCGATTCACTCGGCGCCCGGTCGCTCGCGGACCGTGCCCGCGGATTGGCGCGCGCGAATGGCTTACGGCCCGGCCGCCGGCGTGAGTCGCACGGTCAGATGACCGATCGCGAAGCCACGATCGCGCTATTGGTCGCGAGCGGCAAAACCAACGCGGAGATCGGCGAACTGCTGCACGTGAGCAGCAAGACCGTCGAGTATCACTTGAGCAATATCATGACGAAATTCGGCTTGCGGTCGCGGGTTGAAATCGCGACGCGCGTCGCTGCCGGTACGTTGTTGGGCCTTGGAGAAGACGCCCGGGCCTGATCGGCGGCTACGTCGGAGTAGGCGACGGCGCGAGCGTCGGCGGCGGCAACGGACGCCGCGTGGCCGCCGGGGTCGGTGTGACACGCACGGGCGGCGGCGGTATCGTCGGAAGGGGCCGTGGTGTCGGAGTCACGCGCGGCGGGACCGGCTGCGGCGTAGCTACCGGGCGCAGCGTCACGCGCGGCAACGGCGAAACGGGTGGCCGCACGGGCGGCAACGGCCGCGCAGAAAAAATCGGAACCGGCAGCGGCAGACGCATCACGGGCAACGGTGCGATCTGGGGCGGGCGCGGCACCACCGGCTGATCGGGGTCCACCGCACCGGACCCGCCGCCGGCGCGGGCCGCGGCTACGACGCCGGTGGCAAAGGCAGGCCGCCGTCTGACGGGCTGCGTGCGCGCAGTGCGCGCTTTCGCGGCGGTCGCAACGAATCGCAGGCCCGAGCCTGCGTGCGCGTGCGCGTTCAACCCGTTCGGGCCGTAATAGTTGACGTTGAAGGCCACCGGCCACAGGTCGAGACCAGGCGGCACGACATACGATCCGGTGTAATAGCCCGGCATTCCGGCGACTTCATTCATCAAAATGGTATTGCCCGTTCCGACAAGCTGCACGAGCGCGTAGCCGCCGGGCAATCCTTGCATGACGAGCGTGATCACGCTGCCGGGTCCATACGTGCCGAACTGCAGCGGCGTCATCGAGAAGATCGGGAAGCCGTTCTGTCCGAATCCGAGCGGGTAGCCACAACACGGACCGGCTGAGTAACCTCCATACGCGTACGACGGCTCGACGAAGAACGACCAGTCGCTCGAAAACGGAATGCCCGCGACGTCGTCGCCGTAGACGCCCACGCGGTGCCAACCCGGCACGAGCGGGTAATACGGCGTGAAATAAAGACTGTTCGCGCTGATGCCGCTGTACGGGGTGACGTCGGTGTTGTCGAGATAGACGCGTAGCGAAGCGGCATCCACCGCGGGTCCACCGTGATCGTCGATCGCCGCCGTGATCGATGGCTGCGCCACGTAGGTGCGTTCGCCCGCTCCCGGCGACGTCGCCACCACGCTCGGCGTGCGGCCGGCGACGGAGACCGTCTCGTCCGACGTCGCGTTTGCGGTCGTGCCGTTCACCGTCAGATGCGCGTAGGCGTGCACGTCGTTCACATTGCGCCCCGCACGCACGACGTAGAATCCCGAATAGGTTCCCGAGGAGATCTCATGCATCGCGGCGCCGGCGATGATGCCGGCCAAGTCGAACGTCGCCCGGCCGCCTTGCGTGCCGACGACGTTCACCTGCAAGACGTCGCCGGACTCCAATAGTTTTTTGCCATGCGTATCGATCGTGAGCGAGCTGATCGCCGCGGCATCGCCCGTGTTCGGAATCCGCGGACCGAAACTTCCGGAGCCGCCGCCGGCGAGATTCACTTCGGCGACGTTGCGCGTGTCGTCGAACGACACGTCCGCGCCGGAAGCTTCGGCGATGAAGCGCAGCGGCACGAGCGTGCGGCCTTGCCGGACGATCGCGGGCTCGTCGAGCCACACGGTGTTGCCGTTGACATCCGCGCGCTGGCTGAACACGCGCAGTTCGATCGTGGTCTTCGGCTGCGCGACGATGACCGTTTTCGTGCGCGCGTCGAAATCGACGTACGCGCCGAGCGCGGTGAACACCGCCCGTATCGGCACGAGCACGCGATGCTGCTCGACAAGCGGAGGCACATCGGACGTCACCGCGTGACCGTTCACGACGACGCGAGCGGCATTCGGCTCAGCGCCGCGCGCCGCCAAGAGCGGCGAGACGGACATGACGAAACAAGCTCCGATGGCTAGCCGACGCCAAAATCCGCGCAAGTGTGACATCCTCCGTCGAATGTAACGTTTTCAACGGCGCGGGCGTTTCGGCCTCGAAATCAGGCCACCGCTAGGCCGTCACGAAAGCGCGCCGTCGCGCAGCCGCTTGCGGTACGCGCCGGGCGACTCGCCGATCATACGCTTGAACGTGCGGTTCATGTGACTTTGATCGGTGAAGCCGGCTTCGAGCGCGACTTCGCTCAGGCTTGTCGACGCATCGATCAGACGGCGGCACACCGCCTGCAGCCGCAATCCGATGACATGATCGCCCACGGTCTGGCCGCGGTAGCGACGAAACGCGCGACAAAGGTGAGAAGGGTGCACGTTCACCGCAGAGGCGAGATCGCGGATCTCTAACCCATCGCGAAAGCCAGTTTGCACCGCGGCATCGACAGCCGCGAGCCACGTGGGCTCACGCTCCTCATCGTGATTGCCCCGCGCCACGTGCGTGCATAGCTCGTAAAGCAGCGATTCCGCGGTCAGCGACGCGGAAGAATCGCGCGTCAGAAATTCATGATAGAGCCGTAGGGCAAGCCATACCGCGTCGCCACCGTGCATCTTGAGAAGGTGTTCCGGCTGCGATCCGAGCGCGTCGATGACGTCGACCCACGACGGAAGCAGCTCGATGAAGAACATCCGGCAGCCGTTTGGCCCGATCGTATCGGTGTGTTCGGTGTGGGCCGCATGATAGACGCAGGTGAACGGTTCGTAGACGATGGTCGTGTCGTGCCAGGTCTCGCTGTACGTGCCCTCGAGCAGGATGCTGAAGTAGGAGGCCTCGTGCGTATGCGTGGGAACCGAACGGCCGACGCGATGGCGGACCTCCGTGAGGACGGCATCGGCGACCCGTAGTGACACGGTTTCGCCGTAGAAGGTCCCCGGTTTGAGAATGGTGCTCATCTCTTCATTCTACTACATGCGGTCTTGTATCGGCATTGCGCGGTCAATCGAACAGCTTGAGACGCGGGTCGTCGTCCGGTGCTTGATCCGGTCCGCGAGGCGCCCCGATCTCCGGCGCTAGTTTGGCGACGTGCAGCATTCCAGCCATCTGCCGAGCGTTCACCGTGGCCTGGCCGTTGGCGTGGTTATTGAAGAAGACGAACGTTTCGTCGGTCTTGTCGACGACCTGCTCGATTCTCGGGAGCCACTCCTCAAGTTCGGCCGCGGAATAAAGGTACGCGTACCGGTCGGCAGGCTTTTCGTGATTCCACCACGTCGCGGCGTTGCGGCCGTGAAACCGGATGTACCCGATGCGAGATGTCGTCTGCGCGTCCGGGCGCAGCAACGACGATTGTGCCGGCTCGTCGACATTGCACCAACCCAAGCCGAGTGCTAGTAAGCGCCGCAACGTCTCCGGCCGCTGCCAGTCGCGATGCCGGAATTCGACGACGATGGCAATGTCCGGCCAAGCCCGCCGCAGCCAGTCGAGGCGCCGGAACGCGTCGGGCGATGGCCTGAAGCCGTTCGGAAACTGGGCGAGCACGGCGGCAAGCTTGCCGGATGCGCGGATCGATTCAAGCGACGCGAGGAACCGCTGCGCTTCGTCCTCATCCGGCGTCGTACCAGCCGGTGAATGAGTCACACCACCCGGCGCCTTCACCGTGAATCGAAATCCGGCAGGCGTGCGCCGGTCCAGCCGCTCGAACATCGACGGCGCCGGAACGGCGTAGTACGTGCTGTCGATCTCGACCGCGTCGAATATCTGCGCGTAGTAGGAGATGTAATCGGTTTGGACGAGCCCGCGCGGATAAAACGGGCCCACCCATTCGCGATACGAAAAACCGCACGTGCCGACGCGGATCATTCTGCTGGATTACGCGGGGCTCTAGCGAAAAACTCCAGAATCGCGCGAATTTTGCGATTCTTTCGTCAGCGGGATCTAACCGCAGCGCCGTCGAGCAGTCCTTGCATTTCGCGAACGTGGGTGACGAAAGCGTCGCGTCCGGCCTTCAACAGCCGAAAACGCGTCTGGGGCTTCCGGTCTACGAATTTCTTCTCTTCGAGCACGTATCCGGCGTCGACCA
Proteins encoded in this region:
- a CDS encoding Ig-like domain-containing protein, translated to MKIAFLSLLAASMLASGCSAGALAGLVGIPKPTPTPQLIMTPSSLTMQTTGPTQTQTITASESGSTFFTAQSSDVTIATVTPVQNTTNAFSVSALAVGACTINVTDENGQTVHVKVTVSL
- a CDS encoding AAA family ATPase, producing the protein MISSPITCRRFVGRHEQLELLKVQWRASRAGRGSTVLVAGDAGLGKSRLVREFCGSIVADRSLIAFGECLEYARGPFAPFVDALRTLTASQPEALRDSLAVRRILAPLFPEFVTPDAPPLEVNRRQQFDAYVEALQRLLGPAGAVIVIEDIHWADEGTLGLIQHLVGAAPELPLLLIVTHRSDELNRNHRLVPVIAKIARKPAVFQTRIERLDDEEMDEWLGEIAKDHPRLSRDALQRARQLAEGNPLFAEELITHAVGGAAAELPLTLREAVLERLRPLPRDARLVLVVAAVVGERFEPEIVAEASRRPVDDILEVLRRARDLGLVVQDAGNDRLRFKHALMREIFYRELLAPEARTLHARIAKALERRPDAASRPVELAHHFWEARDQAGAARYSEAAGDAAQRAGAYEDGAGFYERALEFEHGASADQARLYEKLGASLDNSGLAERAARAFDQAIAHYRAVGMTEKVAVTLNGLGRQQAMLGDLDAATATSESALEMLRDLPESPARVRILYGFGLTCGLREEWPRAIGYLDEALVLVDAAEPRLRASLLAQRGIGLALTGNLVLAQEAAMTALAAAYETGEDSAIVNALLCSGIINDEAGNLPKAIEMYDRTAARAAESLLSVQGAIAFINLGFALFLVGDLTRAAQAVSKAHAASRRLELPIIRLLTEHLNILLALRSGESVLADYAADEGAVETAMQIGQPYSIASGGVFADYFGRLGRSDEARAVFSRALDTLRAPTRAIYLLVYAAQFASAVDIERLRVAVAPWAAAQITSRGRAYLAYLDANRAERDGDRGAAMRHALEASRLFAEIEHPYPQALALELAGELPAALEIYRRIGASRDARRLDTVLAPKGRRDRRASGLSEREREVARLVAQGKSNKVIAAALSISGRTVENHITSALKKLGASSRTELAARLTRDHESNSR
- the msrA gene encoding peptide-methionine (S)-S-oxide reductase MsrA, with protein sequence MEHATFGAGCFWGVESAFREIPGVTDVAVGFMGGRTVNPTYREVCEGNTSHAEVAQVTFDPAKVSYSKLLDAFWQMHDPTTLNRQGPDVGSQYRSVIFTHSPEQAAQATASRDALAAAGRAGRKIVTQIVPATEFYRAEEYHQRYFEKQGVGASCHRPA
- a CDS encoding EAL domain-containing protein; translated protein: MHATPLAVVEWDLEFRAVSWNVAARTLFGYDADEMTHPDAYDSLLAGGGGTSSSQLRNAVMARKSSMKITERHRTRDGRAIVCEWHHTPLIDYAGKIVGVGSIAQNVTEAVRSAPATADGESADIVERLNRACEAVAGTPSLVAVMIADIDGLRSINEGFGIRAGDRVLSETATRLTLAAPEAQIVTRLGGDEFVVVATVADRDAAAILAKRIVLSFAEPFAFEQSTFVATASVGVALCPGDGTGEALLTAASRARDTAKKQGRDCHAFFVRRAVSTTEAIEQLYLETGLRLAVARDELELYFQPQIDFTTGRVYGAEALVRWHHPARGLVMPNVFIPVAERTGLIVPIGTWVLRNACEALDSWHAAGFPHLRVSVNVSGGELRPRIVDDIAAVLCAANVDPRNVELELTETVAMRTGDATTELLQKLKSFGVQISVDDFGIGYSSLAYLHRFPIDTLKIDRTFVMDCCTNRVNAAIVDAIIAMGHGLEVKVVAEGVESAEQAAYLKSRGCQGAQGYHYGRPMRSEDFVALMRSGPVFDG
- a CDS encoding LuxR C-terminal-related transcriptional regulator, whose amino-acid sequence is MIGRADILWALSQRRPPAAILLGEPGIGKSRLLTETRRLDHRGNTINVGCHPGAALLPMDPMLALVRALHRSGRISKTVCDSALGSAERDRLWFVRDAIEAGIGGQDLTFQIDDLHFADTASIDALRYCIDRLQDLPATWHLASRAGGGNIERFASDLERLGLATVIPVEPLTPDEMRELAATLAPSPLAEADLGRLVDRTGGNPLYAELLLSDGDIAGREIPRNLRTELRERLGGLDGPEKILAGWLAVHRGALPQGALAALSRLSPGQVLAALSSLTDCGIILRSAEGYSFRHELVRDACYEILDESVRAGYHQTLAERSDDGWQKAGHFDGAGRYNEAALLLNRLGWDRFDSHGPSEALAAFERALERLDSDSDDAWESRAGIAAAHAAHGRTDEAIRRMRAFEARSQLLPAALRVRARVAFAEAAWDHVQDPKIALPPLEAAMSEAAAAAPHLLPRVLYLVGAVYERRGDLEKARETLERGLSCCDERTHMREAIRLRSWLAVVVGRLGNAREGIEIATLAADQAAMYGLGNEYAQVCAKLCYLCDMLDDSAGYEHWCRRGIAVAGPKSRRIETLLMVNLACACIDQGRLTEGLGLCVAAVKSVERGNSTLLCQARCAEAITYAMLGDAASAEHAIGEAAALDVNASWRRAVRYTEGFVAEFAGDYAVSLERYEDAVAGFDSNVGQGEVYELRALAGIARTASLLNQREKAAKALARLRDSNRHGWQVARVLLAEAEGFYKLLDGDVASGLEELRAAIDNAGTNVVWQTYLRLIVAEHSPRQAREQLLEIIDAFDSLGARSLADRARGLARANGLRPGRRRESHGQMTDREATIALLVASGKTNAEIGELLHVSSKTVEYHLSNIMTKFGLRSRVEIATRVAAGTLLGLGEDARA